agttctGAATGAAGGAGCATATTTTAATGTGAAAACTGCCGCATAGCTCTCATTTTATGCACAAGTGGGATACTCCACTTTCCCTTCTCGACATTGTGCTCGGAATGCAGATGCTGGTGACACTTGACGATAGCCACGTCGACACCTAAATTCAACATAATCGTTTGttctaatataaatttttttctcatatgaCCATTGCAACTCTATGTTATGTTCATTCATGTTTTCTTCTGATATTACACATGCACCtgaaggtaaaaacaaacaaacaaacaaacaaacaaataaataaataaaactaagtattatacaattattttctactttcatGAAGAACCTTCTACACAGATCCAGGAATTTATTCTCAAACCCTTTTGCAAACCACTTCATTGAAAATCCACCATGTTGCCATAACTCATTGTAAACTATCAATGATGTAAAAATGGGGTACTCTGTGGAATGTGTGATCACTGTATGCTATAATCAACATCCACAATGTCCACGATGCTATGAAGAGCTTTCATTAAAGGATCCTTGAAGGGgatggtggaggtggagagggtgGAGGTCGCATAAGTGGTGATGGGGAACATAaattacaataaagaaaaatgatagtTTCTTGCTGTTGTTGCTCAAGAATTTTTCAGACTTTATACCCTCAGCCATGACTACTTGGTGGTCAACAGAAGAGGTGACAGTCCATGCAGGTTCTGTTGTAAGCAGCAAACAGGGCATTCATTACACGGGTTTCCCAGGGCCCACGAGGACATTAAAGGACTTACTCAAGCATTTGGGTGGTTCAGACCACTGTCCATCACGGCACGTTATTCTCCTGTTTCCCTCAAGTTCATAGTAGGCCTGGCACTGATACTCCACTGAAGACCCGGGAGCGTAGACTGATAATGGGAAGGTGGTAATGTCTCCATTGTCAATAGCAGGAGGACGCCCACATTTTTCTGCAGAATCTACAAGTATTATTTGATTTATTAAGGGACAAAAATCATCTGACAGAACACCGAGGCATGTACAAATCCAGCACAATATGTAATAGGAAGACGTGCGGGGGATCTAGGAGAGAAAGGATTCATTGGAGAAATTGTAATCATCTAAAGCGAGAATCACAACGTTTTGCAGCCCTTCCATTGATGCAATGGTGAGACTCACATAAGCCAGAAAGAAATACACGTGCTTTGTCCCGTTGTGGTGAAAAAATGGGCCGACACATAGCTCACGGTCACAGAGGGTCCTTGTCCTCTCAGACaacctaatatttattttctttttaaatttttaaaaattgatttttagatagagaggaaggggagggagggagagagagagaaaaagagagggagagagaaacattgattggctgcctcatgcatgcctcctactggggatcaagcctacaaccccagcatgtgccctgaccgggatcgaaccaaCATGGGATGgcattcaaccaactgaggcacaccagctagggctacagctatttctattttttcttttttaaaatatatttttattgatttcagagaggaagggagagggggagagaaacatcaatgatgagagagaatcattgattggctgcctcctatacaacccctactgggaatcgagcccacatcctgggcatgtgcccttgactggaatcgaacccagaacccttcagtccacaggcctgacgctctatccactgagcaacaccagccagggccacagctatttctttataaaatgaagatggaGACAGAATCCCAGAGGACAGCGTTCTACTTACTGATGCGGCTGCATGTCGGGGCCGTGGACCAGCCCCGTTCCGCACACGTGATGACATCCTGGTTATTGGCGAGGCTGTAGCCCTTATCACAGACGATCTGTACGCTGTCCCCTTCCTGGTGCGTCCGCCCTGCAGATGTGGAATGGCCATTTTCCACCCACGGGAAGAAGCACTGTCCTGCAAAGGCAAGGATGACCAATAGGAACCTTGCATCGGGAGAGCGGCTCCATTTGGCTAACTTCCAGGCAGAAATCTAACGCAAAAAGGACTTTCTTAAACATCAGTTCATGCCAATGAACATGTGAACGTGTGCCATCACTCATTCATGACTTCTATGTAAGACACATTTTTACATTTGTCTTTTGGACATCAGAAAAGTGACATGGTTTTTCTCATTTGATTGACTCAATGGCTTCCTAGACTTCCATCTCCCGGGCTTGCCTgcatcctttttctctctcctaatcgTTCTCTTCGCGCCTCTGCCCTCATTGAGAGAGGAAGACCGCTGAGACTCACAAACATGCAGCTCAGCAAAGCCGCACAAAGGAGGAAATTCATAAAAACGCTCCTTGAATATCTGAGGGGACAGCATGTGGTGGACAGAGGTTACATGTCAAAAATGAACTCTCCTGAGAAACATCTGTGTCCTTATAATTAACAAGTGAGCGTGTTTACTAGTAAATTAAATATTAGTAGTTGAAATGGCCGACCGTTGGTATTTGAAACGGAAAAATGTAGATATTTCATCAAGTTTGTATCTTACTTTTTGCTGACACAGTTTCTAAAGAAAGACCTGTCTCACCTTTGCTGGTGCCACCAGCCCCTGACGCGGAAATTGTTTAGACTCTGGgatccctcctgcacgcccctctcccgcccccttcACTGAGTCCCTGAGTCATTCATTGgggaatgggaggaggggggctttGACTCACGGATACACCTCGGGGTGGGCGACCATCCTCCCTCCGTGCAGTTGATCTGAGTCCAGAGTGACCGTGAAGGAGACACGAAGCTGTGGTCACAGGAGTAGTAGAAGTATTTCCCCGTAGCCACTGGGAAGGTTGGCTTATATCTGTTTTCCTCATATATGCTTCCATGTTTTATTTCTGGAAAACCACAAGTTCTTCCTGAAGGGAGAAAAGATAGGATCCCGGATGAACGAACAATTCTCCTTTATTACCCTCACCCCCTTAATGGCCTATTGTAAggtaatcacctctttaaaggccttaTCTCGGAGCAGTTACATGCTGAGGTGCCAGGAGTGTGGACTTCAACCCGTGCCAACTGAATACACAGAGTTGTTTCTGTCCGCACAAAAGGCTTGGCCCCTAAGTGGTTCCTTTCCCCTGACAAACATTGGCACAACTCCTACTACAGAGCATTTTAAAGAGTGGACTGGTACccatcttttaatatatatatatttttgattgattttagagagttgaaaggagagggagagacagaaacatcaatggtgagagagaatcactgtctgagtgcctcctgcatgccccacactgggcatcgagcctgcaacccgggtatgaccaggaatcgaaccatgacctcctcctgTTTATGGGACGTTGCTCAgtcaaccactgacctacaccggccaggtacttaaaaaaaaaaaaagattttctttttttattgatttgtaagggaaagaaaaaagaggagggatatatatatatagagagagaaacattgatatgggccattgagccccaaacccgggcatgtgccctgactggggattgaattgGCAACGGTACAgtacacgggatgatgcccaaccaactgggccacatcAGGGCTCAAAGGTTACTTTTAGAAAGAGTTCCTTAGTGAAGAACATTGTTAAACTGGGTAGGAAGCTTTGCTGTGTGGTTGTTATTGTGGTGGCCAGTGAAGGAAATTGCTCAAATGTAAATTGACCTAATGGACAAAAGCAGGCATGCTGCAAGTTATATAAATGAATCCCTCCTGTAAACTAAGGAAAAAGGGCAGTGATTTGCAAGTGgcgggatgaaatgttctaaggCACGCTAGAGGTCTCATTCACAGCGACTCAGGAATGAGAGAATTTGATTTTAGGAAAATAAGGGATTTTAAATGATAGAATAGTTAAGACGAAATATTCAGAAGGATGGTAAAGGGGGAGGAAATGCCATTGTGTAAATAAAATCTTACAGATCTAAAATGCAGTGAATACTATTAGaac
This sequence is a window from Eptesicus fuscus isolate TK198812 chromosome 24, DD_ASM_mEF_20220401, whole genome shotgun sequence. Protein-coding genes within it:
- the LOC129148303 gene encoding complement factor H-related protein 2-like, with translation MLFLVQVILTLWVSSAHGQGRTCGFPEIKHGSIYEENRYKPTFPVATGKYFYYSCDHSFVSPSRSLWTQINCTEGGWSPTPRCIRQCFFPWVENGHSTSAGRTHQEGDSVQIVCDKGYSLANNQDVITCAERGWSTAPTCSRINSAEKCGRPPAIDNGDITTFPLSVYAPGSSVEYQCQAYYELEGNRRITCRDGQWSEPPKCLSACVISEENMNEHNIELQWSYEKKIYIRTNDYVEFRCRRGYRQVSPASAFRAQCREGKVEYPTCA